The Bdellovibrio sp. ZAP7 DNA segment GCGTCGATACCTTTGTTGAGGAAGTCCGGCATTTTATCGAACTCTTCCTTGGTAAATTTCCCCAGAACGTAATCCGCGACTGGATAGTTCGGGTTTTCGGGGCGGCCGACACCCAGTTTAAGTCGGGCATAGTCCTGAGTTCCCATTAATTGCGAGATACTTTTGATTCCGTTGTGACCACCGTGACCACGGTTTTTATGAATCTTCATTTGATTGAAGGGCTGGTCGATGTCGTCGTGGATAACGATCAGGTGATCCAGAGGGATTTTAAAATAGCCCATCAGCGGTTGCACCGATTCGCCAGAAAGATTCATGTACGTTTGCGGCTTGCAGAAGTAAAGCGTGTGACCTTGCCACGTCGCTTGCGCCACTTCGGCTTTGAATTGATTCTTGATAGAAGGATTGCCCAGGCCTTGCATGAAATAGTCGACAGCCATAAATCCAATATTGTGACGAGTAAGTTTGTACTCTCCACCAGGATTTCCAAGACCTACGATTAACCATGAAGACATAAAGCACCTCGTTCAAAATCAAAAAAAAAGGCAGCCCTTTGAGGGAGCCGCCTTTTTGTGTGTGCAATAGTTTAAAACTATTTTTTAGCAGCTGGTTTAGCAGCAGCTGGAGCAGCTTTCGCGCCTGCAGCTGGAGCAGCGGCAGCAGCCGGTGCAGCAGCAACTGGAGTTGCAGCAACTTCTTCTTCTTGAGCAGATACAACCGCGATAGTTGTGTCAGCAGAAGAGATCAATTTAGCAGAGCCAGTGATTTTCACGTCAGATGCGTGAAGAGCGTCGCCTACTGCCAAGTTAGAGATGTCAGCAGTGAAGAATTCAGGGATCTCAGTTGGAAGAACTTCGATCTCGATTTGACGGTTAACTACGTTCAACATACCGCCTTCAGACAAACCAACTGGTTTACCTTCAAGACGAACTTCAACGTTAACGCGTACTGCTTTTTTAAGATCCAAAGCGTAGAAATCAACGTGTTGTGGGCGACGAGTAACAGGGTGAACGTCAACTTTTTTAACAAGTACAACGATACCGTTTGCTTCTTTAACTGGAGATTTCAAGTTGAAAAGAGCATTTTCGTAAGCACGAACGTTGTACTTAACGATTTCTTTTTCGCCAACAGAGATGCTAACTGGAGAGATAGCTCCGTAGATAACTGCAGGAACTTGGCGGTTAACGCGCAATTCGCGGCTGTTACCTTTACCAGTTTGACGAGCTTCTACGTTTAGTTCGATTCTATTTTTCATAATGTCTTCCTTCTAGTCCGATAGAGGATTGGTTGTTTCGCTCCTTGTGGGAGCTTTTAAATTTCAAATAAATTCATCCGCCGAAGCCCAAAGGGCGAAGGAGGATTAATCAAACAAACTGCTGACAGAATCATTGCCGTGGATACGCTTGATCGCTTCAGCCAAAACTGGAGCTACGGATACCACTTCGATTTTCCCGCAGTTTTTCGCTGCTTCCGATAACGGAATCGTGTCGGTCACCCAAACTTTTTCGATTGGGCTGTCCTTCAAACGGGCGATGGCAGGGCCTGATAAAACAGGGTGCGTTGCAACAGCGAACACACGTTTTGCCCCATTCTTGTAGAGACTGTCAACTGCTTGTGTAAGTGTTCCAGCCGTATCGATCATATCGTCCACGATCACGGCAGTTTTTCCAGTCACATCCCCGATCAAGTGAAGCGCTTTTGCCTCATTTGGGCCGGAACGGCGTTTATCGATGATAGCCATGGAGGATTCGATGCGTTTTGCGAAGGCGCGGGTTCTTTCCACTCCCCCGGCATCGGGACTCACTGCAACAAAGTCAGATCCAATACCGTGGGATTCGCGCCAAGCACGAGCCAGGGTGGGGATGGCGAACAAATGGTCCACGGGAACGTTAAAGAAGCCTTGGATTTGAGCCGCATGCAAATCCACGGAAACCACCCGGTCTGCACCGGCCGTGGTGATCAAATCGGCCATTAGTTTCGCAGAGATAGGGGCGCGAGGAGCGACCTTTCTGTCTTGGCGAGCGTACCCGAAGTACGGGATCACAGCCGTAATGGAAGCTGCCGAGGCTCTGCGAAGAGCATCGAGCATCACGAAAAGCTCCATATAGCTTTGGTTCACGGGAGGGCATGTACTTTGGATTACAAAGACATCCTGACCTCGAACACTTTCATGAATTTCTACTTGGATTTCGCCGTCGGCGAAAGTGCTGACCTCGGAGTAACCGAGTTCGATACCGGCAGCCGCAGCCACCTTCTTAGCCAGCTCAGGGTTAGAATTAGCGGTAAATAATTTAAGGCCCTTCATCATTACTCAAGTCTCCAGAGTTGACCCGACATTGTCGGAATAGGGTTTATGTTTGGAGGACACTAACAAACCGTTATTACGGAGTAAAGTTAGGAACGTTTTTTATTCTAAAAAGCGGAAGAAATAAGCAGTTTTAGGCGGTTTTGGCCGCAGCGGGCAAAGAAGAATTCGTACTTGCGGAGGACTCACATTCGTCAGGCGGGGGAGTGGGTCACTAGCCTAATCTCCGAGGGCCTTGGTCTACATTTCGTGTGGGAACGCAAAACTTTCTCTGAAAAATGTCAAGAAGCGGTAAAAATAAGACGTAACGCCATAAGAAATCTTGAATCGCGTAAAGGAACTTTGAAATGAAGAGTTTGATAACAAGTCTTGTCTTCGCCTCAATGACAAGCTTTCTAATTTCATGTTCCTCTGGTGGAGATTCGAACACCGATGCTGTCACGGCTCCACCAGATGAATCGTCTCAGTCACCAGCTCCCTCGCCAACGGTATCTCCTTCTCCGACTGTGACACCTTCGCCAACTGTAAGTCCTTCCCCAGAGCCGACCGTGAGCCCGTCGCCAACCGTGGCGCCAACGGCCGAACCTTCGCCGTCGCCATCGCCGACTGTTTCGCCTACAGCGACACCGTCTCCTTCGCCGGAGCCGACTGTTTCGCCTGCACCGACTGCTTCACCAGCTCCGACAGCAAGTCCTTCCCCGGAGCCAACAGTGACTCCGCAACCGGCTCCTACTGTAACGCCATCTCCGACGGTCACTCCGTCACCAACGGCTTCGCCATCACCGACAGTTACTCCTTCTCCTACGGCGAGTCCTTCACCGGCGCCGACGGTCACGCCGTCTCCGACAGCGAGTCCTGCTCCGTCGCCCCAACCAACAGTCACTCCGTCGCCAACCGTAACGCCTTCTCCGACTGTGACCCCGTCTCCGACGGCATCGCCAAGTCCTTCTCCAGAGCCAACGGTGACGCCATCGCCGACAGTAAGTCCATCTCCAAATCCGTCGCCATCACCATCACCATCACCATCTCCATCACCAACACCGGTGATGAAATGCCCGACGAATTTTGAAATGGTGAGTGCGAATTCTTCACTTGGAACTTCGGCATTCTGTATCGCTAAATTTGAAATGAAACAAAGTTCCGGCTCAGCTGTATCGACGGCCTCAGGTAAGCCGTGGATTGCGACGAAGGCAACGGCAGCAGCTGCGTGTGCTGCACTTGGTATCACGTATCGTTTACCGACGAATGCCGAGTGGAATGCGACAGCTTTGGAAATTTATAATCGCGGAGAAAATTGGTCGGGTGGAGTAAAGCTTTCCGGAAATCTTTATACCGGTTATTACTCCGGTTGGAGCGAACCTATTGCCGTCAGCAACACAGCAAATCCTTACGATGGAACGGGAAAAAACAAAGACGAAGAACGTCGTACCTTTGTTCTTGGAAGCGGAGCCGTGATTTGGGACTTCGGAGGCAATGCCTGGGAGTGGGTCAGCGACACGATTTATGGAAACTCCTACTCTCCAGATTTGTCATCACCATATGGACGTAATTATCATAACAATAATTGGGACGTGAAGCCTGGCTCGAAAGCGATGCTGGATTTCACGGGCATGACCGATACCCCTAAAAAAGATGTCTTTATGGGGAATCTATTCGGCGGCAGCTCGGGCAAGGTTATTCGCGGCGGAGCAAACTGTGTGAACAATCGCGGCACCGTTGGAATCTTCACAGCGAACATCGGCGACATCACGGCAAATGAAGTGCAGGCTCCTGCGTCGTGGGGAATCAGCATTCAGAACGTGGGCTTCCGTTGTGTCGCAACTCCAGGACAGTATTAATTTTTTTATTTAATTGCACGTGCCGGATTCAGCGCGTTTCAGCTTGAGCGTATCGAAAATTTTTAGCGCGTTTAACAAAAAAAGCCGATCTTGTGGATCGGCTTTTTATTTTTTTAGATATTGCCTGTCTCTTTAAGTTTCGCCAGGAATTGTTTCGTGGCTTGAGCGCGGTGGGAGTGTTGTGCTTTAAATCCGCTCGCAAGTTCCGCCAGGGTTTGCGTTTGTCCTTCTGGAATGAACACAGGATCATAACCAAAACCATGCAGACCGGCTGGTTTACTTGCAATCGTGCCCTTCATCTCGCCTGTGAAAACCCATTCTTCGCCTGTTGGCGTATAGACGACAGTCGTGCAAACGAATTTCGCATTCTTATTTGCCATAGGTTTCAGAGTGATCATTTTCAAAAGCTTCGAAACGTTTTCGCTATCAGAAGCCTTGGGACCCGCATAGCGAGCAGAGTGAATTCCTGGAAGATTGTTAAGTCCTTCCACCTCAAGTCCGGCGTCCTCACCTAGAACCCAAACATTGTTTTTAACGGCGCGCAAAGTTTTAGCTTTGATACGGGCGTTGTCCAAAAATGTTTTTCCGTCTTCTGGACGGGGCGTGAATGACGTGATTTCACCTTGATGATGAAGGTTCAAATCCGCCACTTCGTTCAAAAGAATGCGGTATTCAGTAAGTTTGCCTTTATTGCCAGTTGCAATCCAAAGTTCCATTTACAAACTCCTTTAATTAAACGCCAGCCAAACGGTAAGCTTCGCCAACGATCGCTGCCTGGTGAATGAATAATTCACGGCAACCTTTTTCAGCAACGTCCATCATCTTGTTCAATTGCTGACGAGTGAATGGCATATGTTCCGCTGTTCCTTGAACTTCAATGAAGGTTCCTTTGTCTGTCATGACAAAATTCATATCAGTGCCGATCGCGCTGTCTTCGTCATAGTTCAAATCCAACAGGATGTTGTCCTGATGAAGACCTACGCTGATCGCAGAAACATAATTGATCAAAGGCATAGATTTAATCTCGCTCACTGCTGCAAGCTTTTTAAGAGCCAACGCCAAAGCAACGTAACCACCAGTTACCGAAGCCGTGCGTGTGCCGCCATCAGCATTCAAAACGTCACAGTCGATGATGATTTGTTTTTCGCCCAATTGTTTCAAATCAACCGCCGCGCGCAGGGAACGACCGATCAAACGAGAGATTTCTTGAGTGCGACCCGAGTTCAAAGATTTTTCGCGTTTATTACGAGTGTGAGTTGCGCGAGGAAGCATGCCGTACTCCGCTGTGACCCAGCCAGCACCGGTGCCTGCCAACCATTGGGGAGCTTTCGCTTCGTAGCTGGCAGTGCAAAGAACTTTTGTTTTACCAAATTCCACCAAAGCAGAGCCTTCAGCGTATTCAGCAACATTCGGTGTAATTTTGATATTTCTAAGTTGGTCGAAAAGACGGCCGTCGCTGCGCATAGGTACTCCTTGAAGCGGCTGGTGAAAAATATCCATCTGCTGCGTTGTCGGGTGCGGTCCTCGCTCCGACGCACCAGGAGTGCGCCTGCGCTGCGGTTCGCTCCCTCCGCCTTGCATCTGAATGTTTTTGATCAGCCTCTATAGAATGGTTAGAGGCCCCTAATTTAAGTTCTTGGCCGAGGAGTTGTCCATCTTTTCTTTGTATGAGACGAGGGCGTTATAGATTTTTTCGGCGAGATCTTTTTGATAATCCTTTTGTTGCAGGCGTTTGGCCTCGCGCGGATTCGAAATAAAGCCAATCTCAATTAATACAGCAGGCATAGAAGTCTTTGAGATCACATAAAAGGGAGCTTGTTTTATGGTGGCCTGCATGGCGTTTTCGTCGTTCTCCCAAATCGTCGTGAGAGCCTTCGTTAAACGCAGGCTCGAGAACATACGGTTTTGACGGCGCAGGTCTTCAACGATGGCAGCAATATCTCCTTTTTTGGAAAGCTCATCACCACCAGAAATAGTGTGCAGGTCGCGGGCATTCATGATGGCCTGACTTTCCTGGTTCGCTAGAAACAGGCTGTCTTCATCAGAAGGCATGTTGTTTTGAAAGAAAAATTCCACGCCACGCGCACGCTGATCTAAAGCAGCATTGGCGTGAAGGCTTACATACAAGTCTGCATTGGCTTTTTCAGCGGTTTTCACTCGCTCGGGTAGGGAAATCGCGCGATCTTTTTCGCGAGTCATGGTGACCAGGAAGTTTGGATCTTTGCTTAACAGGGTTTGCAGTTTTTGAGCGACTGTTAAAACGAGCTCAGCTTCTCGAATGGAATTGTAAACTGCTCCCTTGTCGACACCGCCGTGACCTGGGTCAATGACGATATGAAAAGAGGCGAACGCTGGAGTTGCCCACATACTCAGCAGCAGAGCACAGAAAGACTGTTTCGTTTTGAGAGAGATCATCTTCTATAAGTAGAAATTCCAGCGGCGGTTCTGTCGAGTCCAGTCAGCACGAGATTTTTTTGATCCAGTAGGAAGGCTAGGAGTTGGGCCGACAAAGGGCGCTCTTCGTCTAAAACCTCGACACTGGTAGTGAACCGAGCACTGTTTAATTGGATTTGAACATAATCTTTGGTTGGCACCTCCATTGCTCTAGTACTAAAGCAACCCCCCCTTGCGGCCAGGACCCTCCCCCCCCATCCTGGTCGCTTTTTTTTTGCCTAAAATGCATATATCCTAAGTTCCTGTTAGATAACATCTATAGGAGACAGACATGCATTCTAAATCACTGGGGATTCTTCTTGTTGCAGCACTGATCACATCGACGGCGACTACAAGAGCAATGGCACAAGCCGACAGCAAACAAATTGAAGCCGAAGAGGCGATTGCGGATTCTGAAGGCGCAAAGGCTGAAGCTGCTGAAGCGAAACGCCGTGCCGAAGAAGAACGCAAAGCCCGTGATAAGGCACGCTCTGAAGCGCAAAATGCAATCGCTAAAGCTCGTAACGCAGAAGCGGAAGCTAAAAGAGATCAAGCAAATGCTGAGCGCGATGTTGCTAAGCTAAAAGCAGAAATTGCGGGTCACGACCGTGATCAGAAAAAAGCTGAAAAAGAACAAGCTGAAGCAATCGCTCGCAGCAAAGCCGCTCAGGAAAAAACTGAAAAGCAAAAAAAGGTTCTTGAAGAAGCCGTAGCTCATAAACAAGCGGAAGAAAAGAAAGCGTCTGAAATGAACTCTCAAGCAAAAGATCTTGAGAAGCAGGCGGCTAACGCCACTGAAGCGGGTATGAAGGCGACTAGAGAAGCTGATGCCGCTAAACTTGAATCTGCAAAAGCGGCTCAAAACCTTGCTAAAACTAAGTTGTTGGTCGAAAAAGCGGTTGCTGAAAGCAAAGCTCGCGATGCTAAAGCGAAACAAGACATTGCCCGCGCTGAAGCTGAGAAATCAAAAGCTGAAGCAGAAATGGCTCGTTTGAAAGCTCAACAAGAGCAGTCAAAAGCCATGGTTGAGAAAACTGAAGGCGAATTGAAAGCAGCTACTGAAGAAGCTAAAAAGCTGAACTCTCAAGCTGAAGACGAACGCAAAAAGTTGAACGACATCAAAAAAGACGAAGAAAAAGTTAAGCAAGCTGCGGCTAAAGCAAAACAAAATCTTGAAGACAACCGCATGAAGTACCGCGCAGAAGAAGCTAAAGCTTCTCAAGAGTTGGCTCGTGCAAGAAAGTCTATCGAAGATAACGAAGCAGCAGCGAAACAAGCTGATGCAGAACTTGCTAAATATAAAGCTAATGCTGAAAAAGCGAAAGCTGAGCTAGAACAAATTTCTTCTCGTATGGAAGATGCAAAAAACAAAGCAGAAGACGCAAAGATCCGCGCTGAAACGGTAAAAGCGGAATCTGAAGCAGCTGAAGCGCAAGTTGAAGCAGCTAAAATCAGAGCCGGCACAGCAGGTGTCGATTTGAATGCGGCTCCAGCAGCAGTGAAAAAAGAGACTAAGAAAAAGAAAAAGTAATTAGATCGAAAGATTTGAAATAAAAAACCCCGGTGATGAACCGGGGTTTTTATTTTTAAATACACATTGTCTTCCGCGATCGTCTTTCCCGCGCTACCCGGAAAAGGTGCGTTAATCAGATTGTGTGTGCTCTATTTTTTGTCTTTAACATCTTCACAGAAGGGCAGCGTATAAGACTGGCTGCCGTGTTTGAATGCCACCGGTTGGCCTGTCGTTAGGTGAGCTGGGGAGAAGACAAGGTTTGATTGTGTTTTCTTTGGAACAAGATCAGCGCGAGGTCGCCCGCTGTTATCCAGATGAATTTCCAAGCCCCATTCCAAGTATTCCAAATTATAGGTTACAAGACCGTGTTGCAGGCCTTGCTTCGCGCGCAGCTTATCTTTTTTAAAGTTGATGCACGAAGGTTTAAATGTGACATCGCTTACGCGGGTTTGAATGCCGTCGAAGGCTTTATTCTTTTGATCGACGTCCCACAACACCACGTATTTGCTTTGTGCATGAAGCTTATTTAGTTCGGCGTTCACATCTGCATTGAATGACTTCATCAAAGGATCTGTGAAGCGACTGATCAGGCTGGCCGTGGCACCGCGAATGCTTTCGGAAACTATCGTCTTATTGCAATCAGGATGTGGAGAGCTTGCTGTCGCCAGCCCCGGAATATTTAAGCACGCAAAGTTGGAACCGAAGCTTACGTGATAAAAAGGCGCCTTTTTTAGGTTCACATCCGCAGCGGTACCCATCGAATTTAAAAGTCCTTTTACTTCCATCGAAGCCGTCATCAAAGGGGAGCCGGAATTACCCTTCATTGTTTCGCAAGGAACCATCGCGATGATTGGGCTTTTTACTCCCGTAAAGAATGGATTTGCCAAAGAGTTTTGAATCGCAGGGCAAGTGACTTTGCGTAAGATCCCGGTGCCCTTATCCGTCGGGTCGATTTTAAACATCGTCACGAGCTCGCCATCAGAAAAACCATTGGTATTGATCGGGGCATGCATGCGCGGAGCTTTTTTAGCTAGTTTGAAAATCGCCCAGTCCGGAGTCAGTGGTGTGTCTTTCAGTGGTGAAGAAACAAATTTGATTTGTTCGCAATCTTCATGCTGTTCTTCGCGACTGCGAGAAGCGGGGAAGGTGACCACGATGCGGCCCTTACAAGAAGCATCGTTTTGACGAATGTCCTCGGGAATACAGTGTAGATTTGTGGCGATAGTATCTTCCGCGACCAGAACCCCAGTGCAAACTGATTTTCCATCTTGGATAAGTCCCACCACGGGTTCGGGGCAGGCATCCAGGTTTTCACAGGTCACCGGATACGGTGCTGATTTAGCACTCGCCTGGCTCTGTATCAAAATGAGAATGGAAAAAATCACGAAGGTTTTCACACTGTACTTATCGGTGAATATCGAAACCTGCAAAAGCCAGTTGCCACAGTTTAAAAGAGCCCAAGCGCGGCTCTGTCGCTGCCCCAAAAAGTCTGACCCGCAATATTCCATGAGTCATCGTTGCGGCGTCTCTATCGCTCTGTTTGGAGCTAACAAATTCAGTGAATCATCTTGATTCACTTTTCTCTCGAGTCGTTCTGCGCACACGAATTGCAACATAATCTTTCAGGCAAACGAAGTCTTCCTACTCACGTCCACTCAAAGGAGAGAAACCATGGCCACTATTCCCTATGTTATCGAAAGCACCGCAAGCGGCGAACGCTCATACGACGTCTACTCGCGCCTATTAAAAGACCGCATTCTGATTTTAGGTAGCGTTGTAACTGATGAGGTCGCAAACGCCTTGATCGCGCAGATGTTGTTCCTGGAATCAGACAATCCAGAAAAAGACATCCATCTGTATATTAACTCGCCCGGGGGTTCGGTGTCGGCGGGACTCGCGATCTATGATGTTATGAATTATATCAAGTGTGAGGTGGCGACTTATTGTATCGGTGTCGCTGCGAGTATGGGTTCTTTCCTATTATCAGCAGGGGCGCCCGGAAAAAGATTTTCCATGCCCAACAGTCGTATCTTGATTCATCAGCCCCACTTGGGTGATGGCGGCATCGGCGGGCAGGTGAGCGATATTGAAATCCACGCCCGCGAACTGGTGCGCTCGAAAAAGAAATTAATCGACCTTTACGCAGAACACACCGGTCAAAGCGCCAAACATCTGACGAAACTGATGGAGCGCGATCACAACATGACGGCTCAAGAAGCCAAAGAGCTTGGTTTAATTGACGGAGTGATTGAATCACGAAAGAAAAGAATCTTAAAAAACGCCGGATAAAAAAAAGGGACCTTGATAGGTCCCTTTTTGTTTTACATGGGCTGAACAGTGGGTTGTTGGAGCTGTTGTTGGTCGGAGTCGCCGCCGCCGCCACGGTAGTAAACCGTTTGGGTTGGGTAGGCGAAATCGACTTTGAGTTCCGCGCCGATTTTTAAGATCTCAATAAAGATCGCTTGCTGGCGTTCCATTTCTTCGGCGCCGGTGAAGACTTGAAGATGGAATTGTACCAAAACGTTTAACTGAGAATCCGCAAAACCATTAAAATTCACGGTCACAGTGTCTGGAACTACCACCGATTCCTGGCGAATTGCGTAGCGAACGCGGTCGCAGAATTCTTTAATTCTGTCTGGGGGTGTTTCGTAGGCGATTCCGATGACCTGACGAACGCGGCGATAAGGGCGGACACCCATATTGTCGATGGTTTCTTTAGCCATCATCGCATTGGGAATAGTGATGACGGAGTTATAGAAAGTTCTTACGCGAGTGGATCTGAAACCGATCTCCTCAACTGTTCCTTCCATGTCTTTTACTTTCACCCAGTCGCCTAATTGGAAAGGGTTGTCGATCAGGATTGTCACTGAACCAAAAAGATTGGCAGCCGTGTCCTGAGCGGCAAGGGCTAAGGCCAAACCACCCAGCCCCAGGCCGGCCATCAAAGACATCACGTTTAAACCGAAGCTTTGCAGGATCAACAAGAAACCCAGGATAACCACCAGGGCTTTCATGGTTTTTGTCGCAAAGGGAACTAAGTTGTCATCCATTTTGCTTTCAGTTTTTGCTGCCACATCGGCGAAAACAAAACCCAAAGCGTCCACGCAGTAATAAACCAGGCGGATCACGTGGAAGCCCAGCATGCCTTTTAGGATGTACTCGTAATAAGTTTCAAACTTACCGCTGACTTCGATGGCATCATCAATTGCAAACCACAACAGAATGATAAAAATCCAGGCTAAAGGGCGTTCGATTTCAAATCTAAAGAAATACGCCGTAAAACTTTTAACGAATTTTTTAGCGATCGGGTTATGGATCTTTAATTGTTTAAAGCACCACTGAACAATCGGGCGGAGTGCAAAACCGGCAACAATGCCGCCGATCAGGATAATCCACTTCCAATTAGGCATCACCAGATAGGAATGCTTTAAGAAAGACGTGAACTCGGTAGAAAACCACTGTGTACCTTCAAATAAGAACTTTTCCATGCGTGCACCTCAATTAGTTCATTTGCAGGTCATGACCTGTATAGATCAAAACCAGGATCACAATACCTAATACAATACGATAATAACCAAAACCGCGGAAACCGTAACGGCTCACAACACCGATGAAGAACTTAATCGCAACCATGGCCACGATAAATGAAACCACCAAACCCACCAGCAAGATATTGATCTGCTGAGGTTCGATTGTTTTATAAATTTTCAAAAGCTTGTACAAAGTGGCAGCGGCCATCGTCGGAACTGCTAAAAAGAAAGAAAACTCTGCCGCTTCTTTTTTATTCATTCCTAACGTCAAGCCCCCCATGATCGTAGCACCCGAACGAGAAACACCGGGAATCATCGCGATCGCCTGAAATAAGCCCAGCTTCACGGAGTCTTTATAATTCAGATCGTTCGTTGTGCGACCCACTGCTGTCAGATGTGCAAATGCCTTGTCGGACCACACGAGGACTAATCCCCCCAGAATCAAAGACCAAGCCACAACTTGTACGTTACCCAAAAGGTGCTCAACCACATCCTTGGCCAAAAAACCAATGATGGCAGTCGGCAGGAAGGCCACGAACAATTTTTTATAAAAGCTCCAGTTTGGTAGGAAGCGTTTCCAGTACAAAACTAGTACTGACAAAATCGCGCCGAACTGAATGATGACCTCAAAAGCTTTGGTAAAAGTGTTTTCCTCAATGCCCATCATCGAGCTTGCGATGATCATGTGACCAGTGGATGAGATGGGTAGGAACTCGGTGATTCCTTCAACGATACCTAAAATAATAGAATGCAAATAGCTCACGGATGCCTCGAGTTTCAATGTTGATCATCAGCCCGCAATATTCTTGTAAGCTTCATTGCCGTGTTCAACTTTCGATCACACGTGTCATTAAAATAAGCTGTAGTTTAAAAAAAATCTGTTTTTCGTAAGAAATCCGAATATGATTTTCGATAACCACGGAGGGAATAATGAAACGTGCATTACTAATGGGTGCAATGTTGGTTGGATCTCAAGCATTCGCAGGGGAATACTTGGTTAAGTACAACAACACAAGCGCTCTAAATATGATGAACTCGATGTCTTTGGTATCGGCTTCTGCTTTGAACGTGATGGATCACAATCAAAACGCAAGCTTGGTTAAAGTAGACATCATGAAAAAACAAGAAGCTCAAGTTTTGGCAACTTTGTTGTCTCAGCCGGGCATCGAATACGTAGTACCGAATGCAAAAATGAAAGCATTCACTCACTCAGTTGACACGGCTGCATTGCGTGAACAATGGGCGATGGGCAAAGTTAACGCTGAAAAAGCATGGCAACGTGCTGGTAACAAAGGTAACAAAGGCATCATCGTAGCAGTTATCGACACTGGTGTTGACTACACTCACGAAGCTTTGTCTCCAAATATGGTAGCAGGCTACAACTTTAAAGATAAAAACAACGACCCAATGGACAAAACGTCTTACCAAAACCCAGGTCACGGTACTCACTGTGCTGGTGTTATCGGTGCGACTGGTTTGGTTGATGGTGGTATCGTTGGTATTGCTCCAAACATCTCTATCATGCCACTTCGCTTTTTGGGCGAAAACGGTTCTGGTGATTTGAATGACGCTATCAAAGCGATCGACTACGCTGTTGAAAAAGGCGCGCAAGTGATTTCTGCTTCTTGGGGTGCGACTATTCCAAGAAACCAAGCTGAACCACTTGTTGAAGCTATCAAACGCGCTGACGACAAAGGTGTTATCTTCGTTTCTGCCGCTGCAAATGACGGTAAAAACAACGATACAACTGAAGTTTACCCAGCAAACAACGGTTTCCCGAACTCAATTACGGTTGCAGCTTCTGGTCCAAGTGATGCTAAACCATCTTGGTCAAACTACGGTACAGCAACTGTTCACGTAGCTTCTCCTGGTGAAGACATCATGTCCACTTTGCCGAAAAATAAATACGGCAACTTGTCTGGTACTTC contains these protein-coding regions:
- a CDS encoding ATP-dependent Clp protease proteolytic subunit, which codes for MFQANEVFLLTSTQRRETMATIPYVIESTASGERSYDVYSRLLKDRILILGSVVTDEVANALIAQMLFLESDNPEKDIHLYINSPGGSVSAGLAIYDVMNYIKCEVATYCIGVAASMGSFLLSAGAPGKRFSMPNSRILIHQPHLGDGGIGGQVSDIEIHARELVRSKKKLIDLYAEHTGQSAKHLTKLMERDHNMTAQEAKELGLIDGVIESRKKRILKNAG
- a CDS encoding S8 family serine peptidase, which codes for MKRALLMGAMLVGSQAFAGEYLVKYNNTSALNMMNSMSLVSASALNVMDHNQNASLVKVDIMKKQEAQVLATLLSQPGIEYVVPNAKMKAFTHSVDTAALREQWAMGKVNAEKAWQRAGNKGNKGIIVAVIDTGVDYTHEALSPNMVAGYNFKDKNNDPMDKTSYQNPGHGTHCAGVIGATGLVDGGIVGIAPNISIMPLRFLGENGSGDLNDAIKAIDYAVEKGAQVISASWGATIPRNQAEPLVEAIKRADDKGVIFVSAAANDGKNNDTTEVYPANNGFPNSITVAASGPSDAKPSWSNYGTATVHVASPGEDIMSTLPKNKYGNLSGTSMATPLVSGIVALMKSQDPSLTGAQIRAILQTTGAKVSIQTACNCRVDAFNAVDAVLAKKMVVVPAAATLAANETVNLAVLNGKAPFKFTSSNSGVASVNDSGVITAASNGTTAITVTDADGKTASTLDINVGKKASQNPGNPDPGNPGNPGDGSCPIGDQSMCDIICQIKPDLPFCKQ
- a CDS encoding mechanosensitive ion channel family protein, yielding MEKFLFEGTQWFSTEFTSFLKHSYLVMPNWKWIILIGGIVAGFALRPIVQWCFKQLKIHNPIAKKFVKSFTAYFFRFEIERPLAWIFIILLWFAIDDAIEVSGKFETYYEYILKGMLGFHVIRLVYYCVDALGFVFADVAAKTESKMDDNLVPFATKTMKALVVILGFLLILQSFGLNVMSLMAGLGLGGLALALAAQDTAANLFGSVTILIDNPFQLGDWVKVKDMEGTVEEIGFRSTRVRTFYNSVITIPNAMMAKETIDNMGVRPYRRVRQVIGIAYETPPDRIKEFCDRVRYAIRQESVVVPDTVTVNFNGFADSQLNVLVQFHLQVFTGAEEMERQQAIFIEILKIGAELKVDFAYPTQTVYYRGGGGDSDQQQLQQPTVQPM
- a CDS encoding serine protease — protein: MKTFVIFSILILIQSQASAKSAPYPVTCENLDACPEPVVGLIQDGKSVCTGVLVAEDTIATNLHCIPEDIRQNDASCKGRIVVTFPASRSREEQHEDCEQIKFVSSPLKDTPLTPDWAIFKLAKKAPRMHAPINTNGFSDGELVTMFKIDPTDKGTGILRKVTCPAIQNSLANPFFTGVKSPIIAMVPCETMKGNSGSPLMTASMEVKGLLNSMGTAADVNLKKAPFYHVSFGSNFACLNIPGLATASSPHPDCNKTIVSESIRGATASLISRFTDPLMKSFNADVNAELNKLHAQSKYVVLWDVDQKNKAFDGIQTRVSDVTFKPSCINFKKDKLRAKQGLQHGLVTYNLEYLEWGLEIHLDNSGRPRADLVPKKTQSNLVFSPAHLTTGQPVAFKHGSQSYTLPFCEDVKDKK
- a CDS encoding undecaprenyl-diphosphate phosphatase; the encoded protein is MSYLHSIILGIVEGITEFLPISSTGHMIIASSMMGIEENTFTKAFEVIIQFGAILSVLVLYWKRFLPNWSFYKKLFVAFLPTAIIGFLAKDVVEHLLGNVQVVAWSLILGGLVLVWSDKAFAHLTAVGRTTNDLNYKDSVKLGLFQAIAMIPGVSRSGATIMGGLTLGMNKKEAAEFSFFLAVPTMAAATLYKLLKIYKTIEPQQINILLVGLVVSFIVAMVAIKFFIGVVSRYGFRGFGYYRIVLGIVILVLIYTGHDLQMN